A genomic region of Planctomycetia bacterium contains the following coding sequences:
- a CDS encoding glycosyltransferase family 2 protein translates to MPKLSIVIPALDSLNLLEGTLVSVLQNRPDDCEVVVLLNRPYDDPYQLGEEVRFIVVREGTDTASSLEAGLRLCRGEVLHILAAGAEVDEGWTSAALGHFYDNRVAAVAPLVLRSREDEDVVCSVGVEYGVGGSRRRRGCGRSAEEFTRNIDVLGPTLIAAFYRRDVLLALPSPFDSSVTDGLLDVDLALQIKAAGYRSVFEPGSVAYRSDATLRESSPLASGRGAERLFWRNAHSIGWIRSLAMHGFAVAGELVSRRAWSDKLLRLAGRGIGCCDIVSFRRHRRALAALGRPGLAYAVVSTGDRIRIDGPHPRSPSGVKAPSVIDMRRDGDSERAA, encoded by the coding sequence TTGCCTAAGCTTTCGATCGTCATACCCGCTCTCGACTCGCTGAACCTGTTGGAAGGGACGCTCGTCTCGGTGCTGCAAAATCGGCCCGACGACTGCGAAGTGGTCGTACTGCTTAACCGCCCGTACGACGATCCCTATCAACTCGGTGAAGAAGTTCGTTTCATCGTCGTGCGCGAAGGAACCGACACCGCGAGTTCGTTGGAAGCCGGCTTGCGCCTTTGCCGCGGCGAAGTGCTCCATATTCTTGCGGCAGGCGCCGAAGTCGACGAAGGCTGGACCTCGGCCGCGCTGGGCCATTTCTACGACAATCGCGTAGCGGCCGTGGCGCCGCTCGTGCTGCGCTCGCGCGAGGATGAAGATGTCGTTTGCAGCGTCGGCGTGGAGTACGGCGTCGGCGGCTCGCGTCGGCGGCGCGGATGCGGACGCTCGGCCGAAGAGTTCACGCGCAATATCGACGTGCTCGGGCCGACCTTGATCGCGGCCTTCTATCGTCGCGATGTGTTGCTTGCGCTGCCGAGCCCGTTCGATTCGTCGGTGACCGACGGTTTGCTCGATGTCGACCTCGCGTTGCAGATCAAAGCAGCCGGCTATCGCTCGGTGTTCGAGCCGGGCTCCGTCGCCTATCGGAGCGACGCGACCTTGCGCGAATCCTCGCCGCTGGCGTCGGGTCGGGGAGCCGAACGGCTGTTCTGGCGCAACGCCCATTCGATCGGTTGGATTCGCTCGTTAGCGATGCACGGCTTCGCGGTCGCCGGCGAGTTGGTATCGCGCCGGGCGTGGAGCGATAAATTGCTCCGGCTGGCCGGCCGAGGAATCGGCTGCTGCGACATCGTCTCGTTCCGTCGCCATCGCCGTGCTTTGGCCGCTTTGGGACGGCCCGGCTTGGCCTACGCCGTCGTTTCGACCGGCGATCGGATTCGGATCGACGGACCGCACCCGCGATCGCCGAGCGGCGTCAAAGCCCCGAGCGTGATCGACATGCGCCGCGACGGCGACTCGGAACGGGCCGCTTAG
- the pepT gene encoding peptidase T — translation MNLDRLLERFCRYVKVDTTAVPDAGCYPSSPGQLVLGRMLADELRTIGMADVEQDAFGLVWGTLPGNISAGSAPLEAIAFCAHFDTSPETTGKDVRPIVWRAYAGGDLTLPGDPTKVLRVADNPELQKYVGNTIVTTDGTTLLGADDKAGIAVIVEAVHTLVERPELLHGPIRICLTCDEEIGHGVDHVDPKKLAAVCCYTLDGSGSDLIDVETFSADMAVVTITGINIHPSIGKGRMVNAVRAAARFVDLLPRDRLSPETTDERDGFIHPYHVGGGVAETVVHLLLRDFDTAQLATQADLLRAAASQVVGEFPGIKVEVVVTPQYRNMADGLVREPRAAAYAEQAHRNLGRTAKRTIIRGGTDGSRLTEIGVPTPNLSTGEQNPHSPLEWCCLEDLGAAVDVLVELAQVWARGGR, via the coding sequence ATGAATCTCGATCGCTTGCTCGAACGTTTCTGCCGCTACGTGAAAGTCGATACGACGGCGGTGCCCGACGCCGGCTGCTACCCAAGCTCGCCGGGGCAATTGGTGCTCGGCCGGATGTTGGCCGACGAGTTGCGCACGATCGGCATGGCCGACGTCGAGCAAGATGCGTTTGGCCTCGTCTGGGGAACGCTGCCGGGAAACATTTCTGCCGGCAGTGCGCCGCTCGAAGCGATCGCCTTCTGCGCCCATTTCGATACCTCGCCTGAGACAACTGGTAAAGACGTCCGGCCGATCGTGTGGCGCGCGTATGCCGGCGGCGATCTCACTCTGCCCGGCGATCCGACGAAGGTGTTGCGAGTCGCCGATAATCCGGAGCTTCAGAAGTATGTCGGCAACACAATCGTCACGACCGACGGCACGACCCTGCTCGGGGCCGACGACAAGGCCGGCATCGCCGTGATCGTCGAAGCGGTGCATACGCTCGTCGAGCGACCGGAATTATTACACGGCCCGATCCGGATTTGCCTAACCTGCGACGAAGAGATCGGCCACGGCGTCGACCACGTCGATCCTAAGAAGCTCGCCGCCGTTTGCTGCTACACGCTCGACGGCTCGGGCTCCGACCTCATCGACGTCGAGACGTTTTCGGCCGATATGGCCGTCGTCACGATCACGGGGATCAACATCCATCCCTCGATCGGCAAAGGCCGGATGGTGAATGCCGTGCGCGCGGCGGCACGCTTCGTCGATCTGTTGCCGCGCGATCGGCTGTCGCCGGAAACGACCGACGAACGCGACGGTTTTATCCATCCCTATCATGTCGGCGGGGGCGTTGCCGAAACGGTCGTGCATCTCCTGCTGCGCGACTTCGACACGGCGCAACTCGCGACGCAGGCCGACTTGCTGCGCGCCGCCGCTTCTCAAGTCGTCGGCGAGTTTCCGGGCATCAAGGTCGAGGTCGTCGTCACGCCGCAGTATCGCAACATGGCCGACGGCTTGGTGCGCGAGCCGCGCGCCGCGGCTTATGCCGAGCAGGCGCATCGCAATCTCGGCCGCACGGCGAAACGCACGATCATTCGAGGCGGCACCGATGGTTCGCGACTGACCGAGATCGGCGTCCCCACGCCGAACCTCTCGACGGGCGAACAGAATCCGCACTCGCCGCTGGAATGGTGCTGCTTGGAAGACCTCGGGGCAGCGGTCGACGTCCTCGTCGAGTTGGCGCAAGTCTGGGCGCGCGGCGGCCGGTAG
- a CDS encoding phosphoribosylformylglycinamidine synthase subunit PurQ, giving the protein MAQPRVLVLRAPGTNCDLETAYAFERAGAVAERLHINRLRETPAALDDFQILCLPGGFSYGDDVSAGRILGNQIRVRLGDQFRRFRDAGKLILGICNGFQILLKSGILLEDNHAATTGTAVAALPMAQATLALNESGRYEDRWVRLRVAGEKCVFLKGIDSMYLPVAHAEGKFVTRDAAVLKSLEAGGQAVLKYRQLKDAAVVSASSSSVSSATHSVPYPDNPNGATNDIAGICDATGRVCGLMPHPERHLDPLQHPRWTRLKELPKEGDGFAVFKNAVGFFK; this is encoded by the coding sequence ATGGCCCAACCCCGCGTTCTCGTCCTTCGTGCTCCCGGCACCAATTGCGATTTGGAAACCGCTTACGCTTTCGAGCGGGCCGGAGCGGTCGCCGAACGGCTGCATATCAATCGTCTGCGGGAAACACCCGCGGCGCTCGACGATTTCCAGATCCTTTGCCTTCCCGGCGGGTTCAGCTACGGCGACGACGTTTCCGCAGGCCGGATCCTCGGCAACCAGATTCGGGTCCGCCTCGGCGATCAGTTCCGTCGCTTCCGCGATGCCGGCAAGCTGATCCTCGGCATCTGCAACGGCTTTCAGATCCTGTTGAAGTCGGGCATCTTGCTTGAAGACAATCACGCGGCAACGACCGGAACAGCGGTTGCCGCGCTCCCGATGGCGCAAGCCACGCTCGCGCTCAACGAAAGCGGCCGGTACGAGGATCGTTGGGTCCGGCTGCGCGTCGCCGGGGAGAAGTGCGTGTTCTTGAAGGGGATCGACAGCATGTATCTGCCGGTGGCGCATGCCGAAGGAAAGTTCGTCACGCGCGATGCCGCGGTGCTCAAGTCGCTCGAAGCCGGCGGTCAGGCGGTGTTGAAGTATCGGCAGTTGAAGGATGCCGCGGTCGTGTCAGCTTCATCGTCTTCCGTTTCCTCGGCGACGCACTCGGTTCCTTATCCCGACAATCCCAACGGTGCGACGAACGACATCGCCGGCATCTGCGATGCAACCGGTCGCGTGTGCGGATTGATGCCGCATCCCGAGCGTCATCTCGATCCGTTGCAACATCCGCGCTGGACACGACTCAAGGAGCTTCCGAAAGAGGGAGACGGTTTCGCGGTCTTCAAGAACGCCGTCGGCTTCTTCAAGTAA